CACTTCAAGTGTACCACATGTGTGTTCATCGCtatttcagaaaaaaatcaACGGGCAAAGTTATGacatgattaaattgtatttgaGATGATTTGTCATGGAAATGTATATGTTATGTGGAAATATGACATGGAAAACATATGTGTATGAAATTTattacatgatgagctcattCATGTTCTTAGTATTTATGTGAATTACTTGACCAACATGATTAGTAAAGTTGTGTGTTTTAGGTTGTTAGCCAAATTGTTTGGATgtcatttatatgtttattttaaatgaacatGATTGGTAAGTTAGATTCTTGTTATactaacttactaagcattaaatgcttattctgtttatttcctttgttttatagtattcgaaagctcgtaaaggttggaagctggtcagAGCATCATCACACTATTCCTCCGCTTATTTTGGTACAATtagaaaactaaactaaattataatggcatgtataggttatttagCCAAAGTTGGCATGCTAAgatttggttgtaactagccattggaatgactAGTATTAGAcatattttgttgtaattattAAAGCCTTATTGTGCTTGATGTGtgtattgaaatggttgatGGTGGAAGTTACATAAGTATGTTAAAGGTTGCAATGAATTGATAAGTATACTATTATGCTTATATGGCCAATTAGGTAAGATTGAATACTTGTAAATATTGGATGTTATGACATGTATGAAGCTTGAGATTGGCTTGAAATGAAGGTTTTTTTGTGACTTGTAATGGTGCGAAATTGGTTGGTTAGGTTGATGCCatattgggtgagaaaagtggccttgaaaattgcttattttttgtccacacgggaaGAGACACGAGTGTGCGTCTCAGCTGTGTGtaacacatggccatgtgcatGGGCGTGTAGTTTGgacgtgtgtcccctgcacctaattttcgaaaattaaattgtccacacggcctagcacacggtgTGGCTAGCCGTGTGActcaagtcaaagagttacacgggtaaggacacgggcagggacacgactgtgtgcctcacatcgaataCGCACACGGCCTGGGGCACAGGCGTGTCATTtggtcgtgtgagccacacggcttggccacactggtgtgtgtcccctgcacctaggaaattttttttttttaaatttagcgaaaaattttctaagttcccggtttagtcccgacttgtttctaatgcataaaaTGAGCCTCGAGTGtccatttaagggacaatatggtTGAATATGTTTGGTTTCgaatatgaatagtaaatgacaTGAATTAACTGTATTTATTCTGTAAACTccgataatgctctgtaaccctgttctggtgacggatatgggttaggggtattacatcCTCCCCACGTGTTCCATAATAATGACCTAATTGTAGGTTTGCCACGTTAATGCCACCCAGCACAGGACCTCACCTATAAAAAACCCCCAAAACAACGAAGAAATGATCGACTCCTAGCATATTTTCCTACACTTTGCTATCTTACCTTCAACACTCGATCTTCATTTCCTCTTCACCTCCTCTCTCTGTAATCTTCGACTCTTCATCCTGATTGGGTAAACCAACCTCCATCAGCATCACCGCACTCTCCTTTGAACTTTATCCATGTTGTACCTTTGTATCAACTATACTCTTACCTCCAAATCTAATGCAATGATAAATGAATGCAAATTAATGACTTTTATTAGTGCGGCTTTATATCAGTTCATGCAGATTCAAGCTTTGTTCctcctttgtttttttctccTTGGGAGTTGTAGACATCTTGCTATTGGTCCAGTGCCCATTGCATCCTTAGTGATCGGCACAATGATCAGTGAAAGTGTCTCTGCTGGTGTATCAGGCATCTTTGGGTCTCTTAAGGTACCCTTTTTAATGTTGTAAAGTCAAAATGTATAAGGTTTTTCAAAAGAGTTCTTGAACATATTGAACTATATATAGAGACAAAAGCCACTTCATTTATCTATCACTGTGATTTTAATTGATTCTGGTTTTGACATACAGGTCAGGCTTTCTGATCGAATTTCTATCCAAGGCAACACTTGCTGGATTCATGGAGGGTGAAGCAGTCATTGTGTGATTACAGCAGCTAAAGGGATTGCGTGGAATACTTCATACTAGCAAGCTGCAATTCATACCTGTTATGACCTCTGTATTTGACCACAGAGATGAGGTAAGTGGGTACACCAAGGGAAAGCAATGTATACTTTCCCTAtagtcattttctttcctttcaaaATAACTAGGTGCTAGACATTATAGAAGAATGTCAACTAAGCTAGTAATTAGCAGCATCTTGGGAGTGCGCTTCTTGCTTTTTGGACTACAAGGCACTTTACAAATGCTTCCACAATCATTGGTTGGAATGACTTTGATGAATGTAAATCTACTCTTTGCTTCAGTCCAATAAACTAAACCACAGAATCAACGACTACAAGGCATGCATGTGCCTTTCATATTATATATGCTTTCATTTCATGTAGTAAGAGCCCTATTCCACTTTTGAAAAGGAACAAAATGTTCCAATggtaattttggttttaaattcaTCTGTTGTAATGGGATTTGGCTTCCTGTTGCTTCTGTTGACGGCAAGACATTACAAGTATCTCTTTTTCACCACCAAAAAGTTTGTCCACATTATAGCTTAGATTCTTTAATTTCTGATGTTAGAAAATTTCGATGGATCCAGATCATGAGGAAACCAAAGCTTGTCTGGGAATCGGCAGCTGCCCCATTAACGGCCGCGATTCTCTCGCCTTctgcattaaataaaaaagctcATGGAATCTCATTTGTAAGAAGTGATACTCAACTTTTATGTAAAAgatgttttgaaaaaattgtCCCAAATCTAAGTTGtctctttctttttatatttcacTGATTGGCCACTTGCAAAAGGGTTTGAATCCACCCTCGTAGAACATGCTATACTTTAATGCCCATTATCTGGCTTTTGCTATCAAGACTGAGTCCGGTCCCTCACTGTAAGCTTTTCCTGAACCAGCACTGTCGTCGATAACTAAAATCTTTGTTATTACCTCATATTATTAGACAACATATATGGACATACTATTCCATACCATGTTACGGATGGCCTACGCTAACTATAAATGAACCACAAAATCATTGATATCtgtatgatttttaaatttagtctctCATATACAAATGTTTCACAACCTTTTGTAGGAAGGAGTTGCCCATTTGCTTCTCTAAAGAATTACCAAGTTGatagaaacaaagaaatgatGGCCCTCGGTCTCTAATGAATATGGCTGGTTCTTGCACTTCATGCTATGTTACATCAGGTTCGGACTCTTGCTATTACTTCATCATAACATTGATTACTTGCCATTGCAGTAATCATTTTGAACTTTTCCAAGTGACTGCTTTTCATCTCTCTCTTCTCATATTATTGTACTGTTAAAAGCATCGACATAGAATAGGAAGTAGGGAAAATTTTCGATCAGTGCTTGAAATTGCAGGTTGGGGTTTCTGTAGTCAAGATTCTCTTGCATGTCACCAGGCCAAACACTGGAAATTGGGAATATATTCCATCAACACAGATGCAAAGGTGCCTTCATTTCTCATACTGGCCACCCAATTTCCAATCTACTTCGAAAATTCAACTTATCTACAAGAAAGGTAACTCCATTAATGTCTCGTTTTAATCTTATCATTGAATAGGTCATTAAATTTTCCAATGGACTGTCATGCCGAAATGTTTTATTCAGCCTAGCAGATTACAGTAAAAGCATTCTAGTGAGCAAATGTTTGGCTGAATAAAGGAATTATTGATATGTCCCGTAAGTTGAATGAAGTATAATATTTCTTCAAACCTAGTCATTTTCATCCAATGAAATTTCGCCGCATACATTGCTGATGTGGTTTTTCTTCCGTTTCAGCTTGTGTGTGAATGTGATGGAGAAATTACATAATTCCAAAATCCTTTGGAATGAATTCAGTCTATCTAACAGTGGGAGACATCTTAGCATCATGGAAGCCTCAGggaaagaaataataattacgtATTGATAGATATTTGATGGGAATAAGATGAGGAGGTAATAGATATTAACTAGTTTGATTGATTGAAtagactaaataaataatagtattacATAATTTGATTACATAAAAGAATATGCAaagaataacttaaaataacaattttatctttaaatataatttttatttatattattaacatctaataaaaattaaatattaaccaTAATAAGatagaaatatttaataatattttatttttaattaaaagacaagtattaaatctaaataatattttttgggtattacaaatagtatttttattttctagttaGCAGTTcgtattatatcaaaatataatataatactcCATCTTGTTCATtggaaataatattagaaatgttttcattttgtcttttttaatttcaattttagtttttttcaacttatttcTGCAAATTGTCTCTCCTCTCTCTAAACAATTTATCTTCTCTCTATCTAAACTCATAACTCATCATATTATCTATTTTTCGTCATATTTACTTCCACCAACCACCGTGGTTTCCATTGCCAGTTACCGTGTCCTTACCCAGtaaatactttaatttctttttcttttttcacctCTATTCCTCTGTCTCCTTTCCAGATTTCTCACCCAAACCTTCTTTGACATTTTTTGCTTCTGAAATTTTGATTACCATAAGGAAAAATTGCTTtgatttttctcactttttaaCTACATGCATAAGTTCCGAGATACCCAACCTCATTTGAAATTTACAACAAATGGCTAACATCATTCAATACTACATGGAAGAGGTTCCCCTAGTTGGGTTGGCAATAGATCTCCTCTTGAATCATCTTCCATTGATTTCTTTGACATTAGCTCTTGCTTGCATTGAACTGTAGGagagttctttttttttttttttttcttatagcATTTTGATTTCctctaatatttttaagttataagaCTGAAGTTTTGAGTCGTTGTATTGTTGTGGCTGAGTTCAGTGCTTGTTGATGGCGTTGAATAGCCGATTCTGATGGGTCCCAAGTGCCTATTCAGGCCACATTCATCATTGCCTGCAATGAGTT
This sequence is a window from Gossypium raimondii isolate GPD5lz chromosome 5, ASM2569854v1, whole genome shotgun sequence. Protein-coding genes within it:
- the LOC105768104 gene encoding uncharacterized protein LOC105768104 produces the protein MNMAGSCTSCYVTSGWGFCSQDSLACHQAKHWKLGIYSINTDAKVPSFLILATQFPIYFENSTYLQESLCVNVMEKLHNSKILWNEFSLSNSGRHLSIMEASGKEIIITY